The proteins below are encoded in one region of Pseudonocardia sp. DSM 110487:
- a CDS encoding carbohydrate kinase family protein has protein sequence MKVICLGAHILDILGRPVPDIPPGQGRRVLDEIRITAAGTAGGTAVDLAKLGADVVSIGPVGDDVTGRLLLDLLAGHGVDVRHMARRPGLATPATMLPIRPNGERPALHAPGAMATLTAADVPLDLVAEADVLHVGGPDVLGDFTRDALPDLLRFAASHGTVVSMDLLSVGRPELVDVLRPAWEHTGYLLPNDDQIRGVTGHDDLVEAAGVARAAGVGTVIVTTGAEGCVVVDGGGVVRIPAFEVPVVDTTGCGDAFTAGLLVGLGSGRALGDAARLGTAAAALVAQGLGSDAGIVDLPSTLAFGAVA, from the coding sequence ATGAAGGTGATCTGCCTCGGCGCGCACATCCTGGACATCCTCGGCCGCCCGGTCCCCGACATCCCGCCCGGCCAGGGCCGCCGCGTGCTCGACGAGATCCGGATCACGGCCGCCGGCACCGCGGGCGGCACCGCCGTCGACCTCGCCAAGCTCGGCGCCGACGTCGTGAGCATCGGCCCGGTCGGCGACGACGTCACCGGTAGGCTGCTGCTCGACCTGCTCGCCGGACACGGCGTCGACGTGCGGCACATGGCCCGCCGGCCGGGCCTCGCCACGCCCGCGACCATGCTGCCGATCCGGCCGAACGGCGAGCGGCCCGCCCTGCACGCCCCCGGCGCGATGGCGACGCTCACCGCGGCCGATGTTCCCCTGGACCTCGTGGCGGAGGCCGACGTGCTGCACGTCGGCGGCCCGGACGTCCTGGGGGACTTCACCCGCGACGCCCTCCCGGACCTGCTCCGCTTCGCCGCCTCGCACGGCACGGTCGTGAGCATGGACCTGCTCAGCGTCGGCCGGCCGGAGCTGGTGGACGTGCTGCGGCCCGCGTGGGAGCACACCGGGTACCTACTCCCCAACGACGACCAGATCCGCGGCGTGACGGGCCACGACGACCTGGTCGAGGCCGCGGGGGTGGCCCGGGCGGCCGGGGTCGGCACCGTGATCGTCACGACCGGCGCGGAAGGCTGCGTGGTCGTGGACGGCGGCGGCGTCGTGCGGATCCCGGCGTTCGAGGTTCCGGTCGTGGACACCACGGGCTGCGGGGACGCCTTCACAGCCGGGTTACTGGTGGGCCTCGGATCCGGGCGTGCGCTGGGCGACGCGGCGCGGCTGGGCACTGCGGCCGCCGCCCTCGTGGCGCAGGGGCTGGGCTCCGACGCCGGCATCGTCGACCTCCCGTCGACGCTCGCGTTCGGCGCCGTAGCGTGA